In the Podospora pseudocomata strain CBS 415.72m chromosome 5, whole genome shotgun sequence genome, one interval contains:
- the APC1 gene encoding Anaphase-promoting complex subunit 1 (COG:D; COG:O; EggNog:ENOG503NUCJ; BUSCO:EOG0926049S; antiSMASH:Cluster_2) has translation MASIASLGVHQPTGLRHAIQEGILDPDPPPSTYTWDISLSKEGDNEYEDELLTTKNCVLWSRGGVFRKSFKFDLENEPIAQALLANFPASAEHQSRDNAKQKKKALERPNLSKALVVFLKTQAHIYFLSGASHVVHMPFEVESACAAPCGVIIQRKPRANNTAPVSLRLPKVPPNSFVSFQPPPSSSNTQRGPEFSTEGLGNPKVLPLRLSSTLENMWQPPMETSESHWPRLVCLTDPLLEIGLVVTQQDRTKPPRGRRGSTGPLFLSPAEEMLHIESVKLPNLPASEAGGLHIAVTVNREAGMYTVWRLTYLENEDPFLSKKKKRRTSSSRRRSSMAPGLPSGAATPIHPSMRESFGAPLPGKRTRKSVRIEENEKALDNALNSLDPDKRNDATRRQSRRVSSLLARADLSASQDRATFTEQSSRRLDSQGSQRARMSSGYAGSVFSGSFSGNRDLNSLHEAPVDSLLDELRAGGDFEGFHSMGLEDHDFDGLTREMMLTKIHSFSMDNANLRYSLSDKPARTHSKVFILASPPTATDEQGRAMLLVGIQDPVDRRLQLLTLHVDIRDEKNTTKSAMKSFSNPSSLTIVPGEPRRVQSVVDSCKLSDGHETIMILSEDTSGGRELSLQSPWGKVTTVTLPLLFSDNLHSLDYAGSHKVNKEVRGRRSMGIGMTCTQIDSVCHSNSRGVVDLRDKDGRFHRVRIQLQPSSPQIRRVLDTCRSVLPTSYADKLLAGWWHIMQWLQSGRIRGLSRPIVDREWTALIILLFSSFLAMRHNSETSLRSYGEGAAQPPCPKSWDTMRVYENPSSSACPPWTRTKAWRWLLDTPIFEPAPVTAESGPRPPSFLAIHIELAQRWMASSGGVLAFGFDGYLPTALGRGSPGRSHAAWSMMMALHLFLEEQKLNILSPEDTIHGQIDLRTALCQVSRWLGWQRHEAIYALGIDMDLESVHDLVPTLAAEVVEPPTCFCVLSWIQDHLAYGKGGEFPTLPLVYSTGCPDAVSGKSRSQLWSSLTPRSLMFAKFFGLLGTTTNRYEVVVAMYEARFTPQILETLPEAVLTPLQDIIFMCQPNPPPSWSKELLSLVSRTDISTVLRPSKTWRPLGAEINAPSHAAKWDVRMLCQHLDDFHDRAEETEATERQAVVRSLFREDRRLNEAQNLLSTSKHRVVRLNPKPGTTEPEYLEQQKQLVATVATSTLAIPAGRGLLYFALRFPLLTQKYQINGFQLTCVVQPINNSVGVDKAMFTEEKINWAFFHQGVSGGLAISPHAKGIDTSWILYNKPGSDLNNRHAGFLLALGLNGHLKSVAKWVAFKYLTPKHTMTSIGLLLGLAASYLGTMDSLITRLLSVHVTRMLPRGAAELNLSQHTQTTGIMGIGLLYCNSQHRRMSEIMMSEIEYLEDGEEENPLRDEGYRLAAGFALGFINLGKGGDLKGLRDMRLTEKLLTIATSTKRMELAHVLDRAAAGAVMAIALIFMKSEDHIVARKIDVPDTTLQFDYVRPDVLLLRTVAKNVILWKEIKPTFDWIKSSLPSIYHSRARLSSTRKLQSRDMSFFSILAGICFSLGLRFAGSANIQVRDLLVHYLDEFVRIVRSPVTNFDAELARSNARMCMDLVALSCATVMAGTGDITVLRRLRGLHGRDDKSTTYGSHMAAHLAIGALFLGCGTATFGTSNLATAALLVAFYPLFPANVQDNRAHLQAFRHFWVLATEPRCLVAKDLATGQPMNTPINIHLKPGSATAVAAASQTGSDATDPEVVILRRQTPCLLPPLDDVLRVATDAGGLGCWDLTIDFQNQPSLVDEFRNNQSVYLRRRPAHEGTFPATLRALGSSEVVDKGLGGRDPMEWVFELQALRDLTHAERGLVLDRLGSSGGGVGEGEGASTAVDAKLVLRAGLDTEGWSRDRLLGLRLLFEWAERRGVFAGRVVDKTEAEEGKGRKKGKTPAKNGKKKVSMSDGVEGQGGGKSEGVVGGRERELDAVERGEVWWMRDSVIGELKGRAWLAGRDT, from the exons ATGGCCTCGATTGCTTCACTCGGGGTACATCAACCCACCGGCTTGCGACATGCCATTCAAGAAGGGATACTCGACCCCGACCCGCCTCCATCTACCTACACGTGGGACATCAGCCTTAGCAAGGAGGGTGACAACGAATATGAGGATGAACTGCTCACGACGAAGAACTGTGTGCTCTGGTCCCGTGGCGGGGTCTTTCGAAAGAGCTTCAAATTCGACCTCGAAAACGAACCTATCGCCCAAGCCCTCCTAGCCAACTTCCCTGCCTCGGCCGAACACCAGTCTAGAGATAACGccaagcaaaagaagaaggccctcGAAAGGCCCAACCTCTCGAAAGCtctcgtcgtcttcctcaaGACCCAGGCGCACATCTACTTCCTCTCCGGTGCCAGCCATGTCGTCCACATGCCCTTCGAAGTCGAGTCTGCCTGCGCAGCACCATGTGGTGTCATCATTCAACGCAAGCCACGGGCGAACAATACAGCTCCGGTTTCGTTGCGTCTCCCGAAAGTACCGCCCAACTCCTTCGTGTCGTTccagccgccgccatcgTCGTCCAATACCCAACGAGGGCCCGAGTTCTCGACCGAGGGGTTGGGCAACCCGAAAGTACTGCCCCTCCGACTCAGCTCGACACTGGAAAATATGTGGCAACCTCCTATGGAAACAAGTGAAAGTCATTGGCCTCGGCTTGTTTGCCTGACGGATCCGTTGTTGGAAATCGGACTGGTGGTGACACAGCAAGATCGGACGAAGCCTCCAAGGGGTCGGAGGGGTTCGACCGGGCCCCTGTTTCTCAGTCCTGCCGAAGAAATGCTTCACATAGAGTCTGTCAAGCTCCCGAATCTACCGGCATCGGAAGCTGGGGGCTTGCATATTGCCGTTACCGTTAACCGCGAAGCCGGCATGTACACAGTTTGGCGACTGACCTATCTAGAGAATGAGGACCCATTTctgagcaaaaagaaaaagaggagaaCATCATCTTCGCGGCGACGGAGTTCTATGGCTCCAGGCCTGCCAAGCGGAGCTGCCACCCCGATTCACCCGTCCATGAGAGAGAGCTTTGGTGCACCGCTTCCAGGCAAAAGAACCAGGAAGAGCGTTAGGATCGAGGAAAACGAAAAGGCCTTGGACAATGCTCTCAACTCTTTGGATCCGGACAAGCGCAACGATGCTACTCGGAGGCAGTCACGCCGAGTAAGCTCTCTGTTGGCTCGTGCTGATCTGTCTGCATCTCAAGATCGAGCAACCTTCACCGAACAGTCAAGCAGGAGGCTAGACTCCCAGGGGAGCCAGCGTGCTCGCATGAGTAGTGGATATGCCGGTTCAGTATTCAGTGGCAGCTTCAGCGGCAATCGAGACTTGAACAGCCTCCATGAAGCGCCGGTGGATAGCCTGCTGGACGAGCTtcgtgctggtggtgattttgagGGGTTTCATAGTATGGGTCTGGAGGATCACGACTTTGATGGACTGACACGGGAGATGATGCTTACCAAGATCCACAGCTTCAGCATGGACAACGCCAACCTGCGATACTCTCTATCGGACAAGCCTGCCAGGACACACTCCAAGGTCTTTATACTTGCTAGCCCTCCTACTGCCACGGATGAGCAAGGGCGCGCCATGCTTCTTGTTGGTATCCAGGACCCTGTCGACAGGAGACTCCAGCTTCTGACCCTCCATGTCGATATTCGTGACGAGAAGAACACAACAAAAAGTGCCATGAAAAGTTTCTCAAACCCAAGCAGCCTCACTATTGTTCCCGGAGAGCCCCGGAGGGTTCAAAGCGTGGTCGATTCATGCAAACTATCCGACGGGCATGAGACCATCATGATCTTGTCTGAAGACACCTCCGGCGGAAGAGAACTCAGCCTGCAGTCCCCTTGGGGCAAAGTAACGACTGTAACATTACCATTGTTATTTTCTGACAACCTGCACAGCCTCGATTACGCAGGCAGCCACAAGGTCAACAAAGAGGTTCGAGGCAGGCGGTCGATGGGCATTGGCATGACCTGCACTCAGATAGATTCCGTCTGTCACTCAAACTCGCGTGGTGTGGTTGACCTTCGAGACAAGGACGGCAGGTTTCATCGAGTGAGAATCCAGTTGCAGCCTTCATCGCCTCAAATACGTCGCGTCCTGGATACTTGCCGGAGTGTCCTACCTACTTCTTATGCCGACAAGCTACTGGCAGGATGGTGGCACATCATGCAGTGGCTTCAGAGCGGGCGTATTCGGGGTCTAAGCCGCCCCATAGTGGACAGGGAATGGACAGCACTCATTATACTGCTcttttccagcttcctcGCCATGCGGCACAACAGTGAGACTTCCCTCAGGAGCTATGGGGAGGGCGCAGCACAGCCCCCATGCCCAAAGAGCTGGGACACGATGCGCGTATACGAAAACCCCAGCTCATCAGCGTGCCCGCCTTGGACTCGCACCAAAGCATGGCGGTGGCTTCTTGATACTCCAATCTTTGAACCGGCCCCCGTGACTGCCGAATCAGGCCCTCGTCCACCAAGCTTCCTTGCTATTCACATCGAACTAGCGCAGAGATGGATGGCGTCTTCTGGCGGCGTGCTGGCTTTTGGCTTTGATGGGTACCTTCCCACGGCTCTCGGCAGAGGGAGCCCTGGACGCAGTCATGCAGCATGGAGTATGATGATGGCGCTCCATCTTTTCCTCGAAGAACAGAAACTGAACATTCTGTCTCCCGAGGATACGATACACGGCCAGATCGATTTGAGGACAGCGCTCTGCCAGGTCTCTAGGTGGCTCGGCTGGCAGAGGCACGAAGCCATTTATGCGCTGGGCATAGACATGGATCTGGAATCAGTACATGATCTGGTTCCTACTCTCGCGGCCGAGGTAGTCGAACCGCCGACCTGCTTTTGCGTGCTGAGCTGGATTCAGGACCATCTTGCATACGGTAAGGGGGGCGAGTTCCCGACATTGCCTCTCGTCTACTCCACTGGCTGTCCAGATGCAGTTTCTGGAAAGTCAAGATCGCAGCTCTGGTCATCCTTAACACCTCGATCGCTCATGTTTGCCAAGTTCTTTGGTCTTCTTGGCACCACAACGAACCGGTACGAAGTGGTTGTGGCCATGTATGAGGCTCGTTTCACACCACAAATTCTCGAAACATTACCGGAGGCAGTTCTCACGCCTTTACAGGACATTATATTCATGTGTCAACCAAACCCACCGCCTTCGTGGTCCAAGGAGCTCCTCTCTCTAGTGAGTCGGACTGACATCAGCACTGTCTTACGGCCATCAAAGACATGGCGACCACTTGGGGCTGAGATCAAT GCCCCATCACACGCTGCGAAATGGGATGTCCGAATGCTGTGTCAGCACCTCGACGACTTCCACGACCGCGCAGAGGAGACAGAGGCCACAGAACGCCAGGCCGTGGTGCGCTCCTTGTTTAGAGAAGACAGACGGCTCAATGAGGCTCAGAATCTCTTATCAACATCCAAGCACCGCGTCGTCCgcctcaaccccaagccgGGCACAACGGAGCCAGAGTATCTCGAGCAACAAAAGCAGCTTGTCGCTACTGTGGCGACGAGTACCCTTGCCATACCAGCAGGCAGGGGCCTCTTGTACTTTGCTCTTCGCTTTCCACTTCTTACTCAAAAATATCAGATCAACGGATTTCAGCTCACATGTGTCGTCCAGCCGATTAACAACTCGGTCGGCGTAGACAAGGCCATGTTTACTGAGGAAAAGATTAACTGGGCCTTCTTCCACCAGGGCGTCTCGGGTGGACTTGCCATCTCACCTCATGCAAAAGGCATTGACACATCGTGGATTCTGTACAACAAGCCGGGGTCAGATTTGAACAATCGACATGCCGGATTTCTGCTCGCCCTCGGCCTGAACGGTCATCTCAAGTCGGTCGCCAAGTGGGTTGCGTTCAAGTACCTCACACCCAAGCATACTATGACATCCATTGGCCTACTTCTCGGCCTGGCAGCCTCGTATCTGGGGACCATGGACTCGCTGATCACGCGCCTTCTGTCGGTGCACGTTACCCGTATGCTGCCGAGAGGGGCTGCCGAGCTCAACTTGTCGCAACACACCCAAACCACTGGTATCATGGGCATAGGGCTTCTTTACTGCAACAGCCAACACCGCCGCATGAGCGAGATCATGATGTCGGAAATCGAGTAtctcgaggatggagaggaggagaaccCACTTCGCGACGAAGGCTATCGTCTGGCTGCCGGCTTTGCTTTGGgcttcatcaacctcggcaAAGGAGGCGACCTGAAGGGGCTGAGAGATATGCGCTTGACGGAAAAGCTCCTGACAATCGCCACGTCCACCAAGCGCATGGAGCTGGCTCATGTCTTGGACCGTGCCGCTGCTGGCGCTGTGATGGCTATTGCCCTCATTTTCATGAAGTCGGAGGATCATATCGTTGCACGCAAGATTGATGTTCCTGACACAACGTTGCAGTTTGACTATGTCCGGCCTGATGTTTTGCTTTTGAGGACGGTGGCGAAGAATGTTATTCTTTGGAAGGAGATCAAACCTACCTTTGACTGGATCAAGAGCAGTTTGCCTTCTATTTATCATTCACGGGCACGTCTGAGCAGCACTCGGAAGCTTCAAAGCAGGGACATGTCTTTTTTCTCCATCTTGGCTGGCATTTGCTTTTCGCTGGGCCTTCGGTTCGCCGGCTCGGCGAATATCCAAGTTCGGGATCTGCTTGTTCACTACCTCGACGAGTTTGTACGGATCGTTAGAAGCCCGGTGACAAACTTTGACGCGGAGCTAGCTCGCAGCAACGCGAGGATGTGTATGGATCTGGTGGCGCTGTCTTGCGCCACGGTGATGGCCGGGACGGGGGACATCACTGTGCTCCGTCGTTTGAGAGGTCTGCACGGTCGAGACGACAAGAGCACCACGTACGGAAGCCACATGGCTGCTCACCTGGCGATTGGCGCTCTGTTTTTGGGGTGCGGAACCGCCACGTTTGGGACGAGTAACCTTGCCACTGCTGCTCTCCTGGTCGCTTTTTACCCGTTGTTTCCTGCCAACGTCCAAGACAATCGGGCGCATCTGCAGGCGTTTCGTCACTTTTGGGTTCTGGCTACGGAACCCCGGTGTTTGGTTGCGAAGGATTTGGCCACCGGTCAGCCGATGAACACGCCGATTAATATCCATTTGAAACCGGGGTCTGcgacggctgtggcggcggcgtcgCAGACGGGGAGTGATGCGACAGATCCGGAGGTTGTTATCCTCCGGCGGCAGACTCCTTGCTTGCTTCCGCCGCTAGATGATGTCCTACGTGTTGCCACAGACGCTGGTGGActgggttgttgggatttGACGATTGATTTCCAAAATCAGCCCAGTCTGGTGGATGAGTTTAGGAACAACCAGAGTGTTTATTTGCGGAGGAGACCGGCGCATGAGGGGACTTTCCCGGCTACGTTGCGCGCGCTGGGGAGTAGCGAGGTTGTTGACAaggggttgggtgggagggatcCGATGGAGTGGGTTTTCGAGTTGCAGGCGCTGCGGGATTTGACGCACgcggagagggggttggtgcttGATCGGTTGGGGAGtagtggtgggggggtgggcgagggggagggggcgagcACGGCTGTGGATGCCaagctggtgttgagggcTGGGTTGGATACGGAGGGGTGGTCGAGGGATAGGTTGTTGGGCTTAAGGTTGTTGTTTGAGTGGgccgagaggaggggggtttttgctgggagggtggtggacaagacagaggctgaggaggggaaggggaggaagaaggggaagacgCCTGCCAAAAACGGGAAAAAGAAGGTTTCTATGTCTGATGGGGTCGAGGGACAGGGTGGGGGGAAgagtgagggggtggttggggggagggagagggagttggatgcggtggagaggggggaggtttggtggatgagggatAGTGTAATTGGGGAGCTGAAGGGGAGGGCGTGGCTTGCGGGGAGGGATACGTGA
- the VPS41 gene encoding Vacuolar protein sorting-associated protein 41 (BUSCO:EOG09260EQD; COG:U; EggNog:ENOG503NWZR; antiSMASH:Cluster_2), with the protein MTGSSPQPGDNDPHHDKSPTESSSAGVALKHPPASDATTTGPMKELRVNTGAGATSDDETDDTLEQSSDEDGEREEEGEEEAEEGEEESEDEDEEPKLKYARLTQHLGPLYRNGDATSTFLVAGDKQIIGTHNGNIHVIQLPVFQPLRVYHAHSASVTAVSISPYPPPLSTLRPDATPKATPSSPRRPGSSIGEGHDVPTPPPRRATQLQNTVPNTPSNNIYIATSSMDGNVCVQSLVDVKDVSLRNFARPIQAVALSPDYKHDKTYLSGGLSGQLILTTGAPLGRSTATTTGAAAQAAGWLGGMVGASTGKDTVLHSGEGTINTIKWSLSGKYVVWLNEHGIKIMRTKLHLESADADDAWKRIGHIDRPQTAEWETMASVWKGRAEWIDEQAVEPDEPEKESHEVLLSPAAERLKQQQVKHSKTIERLLVGWGGTIWIIHVHPGGVGVGKHAGEKSAGRAEIVKLLRMDCIISGISLYTQNLILVLAYCLPDDDDANDQDDGTAARGHKHTLSSGSEPSGGIRRKQNNQPPELRLIDLTSQAEVDKDGLTLSRFERLSSNDYHLGVLPAQTVAAAASSRGALETLAGLGTEMLNAALNPISLFSSGASIRSKDSNEGTSPVKIAAASALLRSKGGSVHPNLTKPGVKIFIHSPYDCILATRRDLGDHLSWLLERQQYQQAWELVNEHPEIMSTAVDTSPLSPDHTQTTDDFYDETASLAEGMQSMYSAAEKEKRRIGELWLQELVEAGDWVRAGQTCGKVLGTPDRWEKWVWTFAGANKFDEIVNHIPTERTRPPIPGTIYEVVLGHYLETSKPQFRELLERWSPDLFEITTITTALENQLNYREVREDSVEDGEVGRDWRIVMESLAKLHEANGRNREALKCYIKLQDADNAMRLIKDGHLADAVADDIPSFLTLRVPQGQAKMSNDELEQATHEAITLLVDEAQHGLVKPDVVVEQLQEKKLDLYTFFYLRGLWRGQGIHEHSGESRARLVTDSQSLVDNFADLAVHLFAKYDQGLLMSFLKTSTAYAFEEAVKECDRYDYIPELVYLYSKTGQMKRALTLIIERLGDVSRAIAFAKEQDDPDLWEDLLEYSMDKPRFIRGLLEEVGTAINPITLVRRIPEGLEIDGLREGLKHIMKEHDIQHSISSGVAKVLRSEVAAAQNLLRSGQRKGVKFEVVVKGGDHVDVKAKDVPTVVGEKHEVVDDGVDNEEVPKPPGKKWAPGHCAGCCEAFTEWEMETLVGFACGHVYHLSHLLEKMHPGERVDQSLVSAVGESVSHRIGAKVTHAMLLRDKIAGGCPVCKEAEET; encoded by the exons ATGACAGGAAGCTCGCCACAGCCCGGCGACAACGATCCCCACCATGACAAGAGCCCGACTGAGTCCAGCAGCGCTGGTGTAGCGCTCAAGCACCCACCAGCCAGCGACGCGACAACAACAGGCCCAATGAAGGAGCTCAGGGTTAACACAGGCGCTGGCGCAACCTCTGACGATGAAACCGATGACACATTAGAGCAGTctagtgatgaggatggtgaaagggaggaagagggcgaggaagaggcagaagagggcgaggaagaaagcgaggatgaagatgaggagcCAAAGCTCAAGTACGCGCGATTGACCCAACACCTCGGGCCCCTTTACCGCAATGGAGATGCGACAAGCACCTTTCTAGTTGCTGGAGACAAACAGATCATAGGAACACATAATGGAAACATC CATGTTATTCAACTCCCTGTTTTCCAACCATTACGAGTCTATCATGCCCACTCAGCCTCTGTTACAGCCGTTTCCATCTCCCCATACCCTCCACCACTGTCGACGCTCAGACCCGATGCCACCCCGAAAGCTACTCCAAGTAGCCCTCGAAGACCGGGTTCATCTATCGGCGAAGGCCATGAtgtcccaacaccaccaccgagaagGGCTACCCAACTCCAAAACACAGTGCCGAATACCCCGTCCAACAATATTTACATTGCTACCTCGTCGATGGATGGAAATGTCTGTGTACAGTCTCTGGTCGATGTCAAGGATGTGTCGCTGCGCAACTTTGCTCGCCCTATCCAAGCCGTCGCTCTGTCTCCAGACTACAAGCACGACAAGACATATCTTTCTGGCGGGTTGTCGGGTCAGCTAATTCTGACGACGGGTGCGCCGCTCGGTCGAAGCACTGCCACAACAACGGGGGCAGCTGCGCAGGCGGCAGGTTGGCTTGGTGGCATGGTCGGCGCCAGCACAGGAAAAGATACCGTTTTGCACTCTGGCGAGGGAActatcaacaccatcaagtGGTCTTTGTCGGGAAAATACGTCGTCTGGTTGAACGAACATGGCATCAAGATCATGCGTACAAAACTTCATCTGGAGAGCGCCGATGCAGACGATGCCTGGAAGCGCATCGGCCACATTGATCGGCCTCAAACGGCAGAGTGGGAGACTATGGCCAGCGTGTGGAAGGGAAGGGCTGAGTGGATCGACGAGCAAGCCGTCGAGCCTGATGAGCCTGAGAAGGAATCTCACGAAGTCCTCCTTTCGCCAGCTGCGGAAAGACTGAAACAACAGCAGGTCAAGCACAGCAAGACGATAGAGCGTCTCTTGGTTGGCTGGGGTGGGACCATCTGGATCATACATGTCCACCCCGGGGGCGTCGGCGTTGGAAAGCATGCCGGGGAGAAGTCCGCTGGCCGGGCAGAGATTGTAAAGTT ACTTCGTATGGATTGCATTATTTCTGGCATTTCGTTATATACCCAAAACTTGATATTAGTCCTCGCCTATTGTTTgccggacgacgacgacgccaacGACCAAGACGACGGTACCGCGGCTCGCGGCCACAAGCACACATTATCCAGTGGTAGCGAGCCATCAGGCGGAATTCGTCGCAAGCAAAACAACCAGCCTCCCGAACTGCGGCTGATCGATCTCACTTCTCAGGCAGAGGTCGACAAAGATGGCCTGACGCTCAGCCGGTTCGAAAGGCTTTCGTCCAATGATTACCACCTTGGTGTCTTGCCAGCTCAAAcagtggctgctgctgcctctaGTAGGGGTGCCCTGGAGACgttggctgggctgggcacTGAGATGCTCAACGCGGCTCTCAACCCTATCTCTCTCTTTAGCTCAGGTGCCAGTATCAGAAGCAAGGACAGCAACGAGGGCACATCGCCTGTCAAGATTGCTGCCGCGTCGGCTCTCTTACGATCAAAGGGTGGATCTGTGCATCCAAATCTCACCAAGCCCGGAGTCAAGATCTTTATACATAGTCCGTATGACTGCATCCTCGCGACAAGGAGAGATTTGGGGGATCATCtgtcgtggttgttggagCGACAGCAGTACCAGCAAGCATGGGAGCTTGTCAACGAGCACCCCGAGATCATGTCGACGGCTGTCGACACGAGCCCATTATCGCCGGACCATACTCAGACAACCGACGACTTTTACGATGAGACCGCTTCCCTTGCCGAGGGAATGCAATCGATGTACTCGGCGgcagaaaaggaaaagaggcgGATCGGCGAACTGTGGCTGCAAGAGCTGGTTGAGGCTGGCGACTGGGTACGAGCTGGACAGACCTGTGGAAAGGTTTTGGGAACTCCGGACCGCTGGGAGAAGTGGGTGTGGACATTTGCTGGGGCGAACAAGTTTGACGAGATTGTCAATCACATCCCTACCGAGCGGACACGGCCCCCAATCCCGGGAACCATCTACGAGGTTGTGCTTGGGCATTACCTCGAGACGAGCAAACCCCAGTTCCGCGAGCTTTTGGAGAGATGGTCTCCTGACTTGTTCGAGAttaccaccatcacgacaGCCTTGGAGAACCAGCTCAACTACCGAGAAGTGAGGGAAGACAgcgtggaggatggcgaggttgggCGCGACTGGCGCATCGTGATGGAGAGTCTTGCCAAGCTTCATGAAGCCAACGGCAGGAATAGGGAGGCTCTCAAATGCTACATCAAGCTGCAGGATGCGGATAACGCGATGAGGTTGATCAAGGATGGGCATTTGGCTGATGCCGTGGCGGATGACATCCCTAGCTTTCTCACTCTTCGTGTTCCTCAAGGTCAGGCCAAGATGTCGAATGATGAGCTGGAACAGGCGACTCATGAGGCGATTACCCTGCTGGTGGACGAGGCACAGCATGGACTGGTCAAGCCggatgttgtggtggagcAGCTCCAGGAGAAGAAATTGGATCTGTACACGTTCTTTTATCTTCGGGGTTTATGGCGGGGGCAGGGGATTCACGAACATAGCGGGGAGTCGAGGGCGAGGCTTGTGACCGACAGTCAGTCTCTGGTGGACAATTTTGCTGATTTGGCGGTGCATTTGTTTGCAAAGTATGACCAGGGACTGTTGATGAGCTTTCTCAAGACTTCGACTGCGTATgcgtttgaggag GCCGTCAAAGAATGCGATCGATACGATTACATCCCCGAGCTGGTCTACCTGTACTCCAAGACTGGGCAGATGAAGCGCGCCCTGACGCTCATTATTGAACGGCTGGGCGATGTCAGCCGCGCGATTGCTTTTGCCAAGGAACAAGACGATCCTGATCTTTGGGAGGATCTGCTCGAGTATAGTATGGACAAGCCCCGGTTCATTAGGGGGTTGCTTGAGGAGGTCGGGACGGCGATTAATCCCATCACTCTTGTCAGACGGATTCCAGAGGGGCTGGAGATTGAtggtttgagggaggggctGAAGCATATCATGAAGGAGCATGATATCCAACACAGTATCAGCTCGGGCGTGGCAAAGGTGTTGAGGAGtgaggtggcggcggcgcagAATTTGTTGAGGAGTGGgcagaggaagggggtgaagtttgaggttgtggttaAGGGGGGCGATCATGTTGATGTCAAGGCGAAGGATGTGCCTACTGTTGTTGGGGAGAAGcatgaggttgttgatgatggggttgataATGAGGAGGTTCCTAAGCCGCCGGGGAAGAAGTGGGCGCCGGGGCATTGTGCGGGGTGTTGTGAGGCGTTTACGGAGTGGGAGATGGAGACGTTGGTTGGGTTTGCCTGTGGACATGTGTATCATTTGTCGCATTTGCTGGAGAAGATGCAcccgggggagagggtggatcAGAGCTTGGTGAGTGCGGTTGGGGAGAGTGTGTCGCATCGGATAGGGGCCAAGGTGACGCATgcgatgttgttgagggacAAGATTGCGGGCGGGTGTCCTGTTTgcaaggaggcggaggagacgtGA
- a CDS encoding hypothetical protein (EggNog:ENOG503P2UJ; antiSMASH:Cluster_2; SMCOG1193:glutathione S-transferase; COG:O) translates to MFIVLGTKSRNSFNISQHPLCSLFILFDISHTTAAMAPIGKIYSYPSNYRVHIAQVAADLNNVELEFPSFQMGVTNKDPSFLSKFPLGKVPAFSSADDTFHLTEGLAIARYIASSGPASSQLLGADPKTSALIEQWALFGESELSGATIPPLLMVLAKMIPYDEARYNQCAGNLERAVKRLEEAVKDGRKFLVGDQLTLADLAVLGPMTLASKFLFDGEMRKQAPSVEGYLKGLLEVPEVKKHFGEVTFVEKRVQG, encoded by the exons ATGTTTATAGTCCTTGGAACCAAGTCACGCAATTCATTCAACATCTCGCAACATcctctctgctctctcttCATACTCTTTGACATCTCGCACACAACCGCAGCCATGGCACCCATCGGCAAGATCTACTCCTACCCCAGCAACTACCGCGTCCACATC gcCCAAGTCGCCGCCGACCTCAACAATGTCGAGCTGGAGTTCCCTTCTTTCCAAATGGGCGTCACAAACAAAgacccctccttcctctccaaatTCCCCCTCGGCAAAGTCCCCGCTTTCTCCTCCGCAGACGACACCTTCCACCTAACCGAAGGTCTCGCCATCGCGCGCTAcatcgcctcctccggcccCGCCTcttcccagctcctcggTGCTGACCCCAAGACCTCCGCCTTGATCGAGCAATGGGCTCTCTTTGGGGAGTCTGAGCTCTCCGGCGCTaccatcccccctctcttgatggtcttggcCAAAATGATCCCTTATGACGAGGCAAGGTATAACCAGTGCGCTGGCAACCTTGAGAGAGCCGTCAAGAGGCTTgaggaggcggtcaaggATGGGCGAAAGTTCCTTGTTGGTGACCAGTTGACCTTGGCTGATTTGGCTGTTTTGGGGCCCATGACTCTCGCGAGCAAGTTCTTGTTTGACGGGGAGATGAGAAAGCAGGCACCTTCCGTGGAGGGGTACCTCAAGGGTTTGTTGGAGGTGCCCGAGGTGAAGAAGCACTTTGGGGAGGTTACTTTTGTTGAGAAGAGGGTTCAGGGTTAA